In one window of Synechococcus sp. M16CYN DNA:
- a CDS encoding D-alanine--D-alanine ligase family protein, giving the protein MATNPTTIGLVFGGHSGEHEVSIRSAVTVLSGLCSGTNVQRYEVIAFYIDRDGRWWGPDLANRVLATRQPIDPPDPLPPKGFRSLPVDSEAVEIWYPVLHGPYGEDGTVQGLFKLMRQPFVGAGVLGSALSMDKLAAKTVFANANLSQVPYVGLHSSDLTDPYQRKIIFDHIETKLRYPYFVKPANLGSSLGISKVRNREELEYGLTSAALLDSRLVVEEGVSARELECAVLGRDSLKTSVVGEVHFDADWYDYDTKYTAGLSSTVIPAELPENVSQRIREQTLKACVATGVIGMARVDFFYNASTDQLWINEINTLPGFTSQSMYPMLWEASGVTLDQLVHRLVQTA; this is encoded by the coding sequence ATGGCAACGAACCCCACAACGATCGGTCTTGTTTTTGGTGGTCACTCCGGTGAGCATGAAGTATCGATCCGATCGGCGGTCACTGTACTGAGTGGGTTATGCAGTGGTACTAACGTTCAGCGCTACGAGGTCATTGCTTTCTACATCGACCGAGACGGCCGCTGGTGGGGACCCGATCTGGCAAATCGTGTGTTAGCCACTAGACAGCCGATCGATCCGCCAGATCCTCTCCCCCCAAAAGGATTTAGGTCACTCCCTGTCGACAGTGAAGCTGTTGAAATTTGGTATCCTGTACTACATGGTCCCTATGGAGAAGATGGAACTGTTCAAGGACTCTTCAAACTCATGCGACAGCCCTTTGTCGGCGCAGGCGTGCTGGGCTCGGCATTGAGTATGGACAAGCTGGCAGCGAAAACAGTATTTGCTAATGCTAACCTGTCCCAAGTGCCCTACGTCGGACTCCATTCTTCAGATCTCACTGATCCGTATCAACGAAAGATCATTTTCGATCATATTGAAACCAAACTGCGTTACCCCTATTTTGTGAAGCCAGCTAACCTCGGGTCGTCATTAGGGATTAGCAAAGTTCGCAACCGTGAGGAACTTGAATATGGCCTTACATCAGCAGCTTTGCTTGATTCGCGGCTTGTTGTGGAAGAGGGAGTTAGCGCCCGAGAGTTGGAATGCGCCGTTTTGGGTCGTGATTCTTTAAAAACTTCCGTCGTGGGCGAAGTGCACTTCGACGCCGATTGGTACGACTATGATACGAAATATACGGCTGGTCTTAGCTCTACAGTGATACCCGCTGAGTTGCCCGAGAATGTGTCACAACGCATTCGTGAACAAACGCTGAAAGCATGTGTTGCCACAGGGGTGATAGGTATGGCTCGCGTTGATTTTTTCTATAATGCGTCGACCGATCAGCTGTGGATCAATGAAATCAATACTCTTCCGGGTTTTACGAGCCAAAGCATGTATCCCATGCTGTGGGAAGCCAGCGGAGTAACACTCGACCAACTTGTGCACAGACTAGTCCAAACAGCGTGA